The Burkholderiales bacterium sequence TCCCGGATCTCCTCGTCGCCGATCTTGAAGCGCTCCATGCCCAGGGTCTGGTAGCGGTCGAAATAAGATTCGAGCTCCTTCTCGATCCCCCGGTCGAACGCCGGGCGCACCATGTGCACCCGTCCGCGGGTGACCTGGACGATGCGCCCTCCCTGGGCCACCAGCGCTCCGTCCTTGAACACGTAATCTGGCGCGGCGAACATGCGCTCCCGGTCCGGATGCTCGGTGTAGACCACGATGTCCGCCGCGGCCCCCGGGCCCAGATGGCCCCGGTCGGAGAGGCCCAGGATGCGGGCCGGCGCGGCCCGGGTCATGATGGCGATTTCGTACAGGGAGTACTCCCGCTCGATCGCGCCCACCGCGCTCATCGCGACGGCGTCCGGGTGGAGGGTGGCGAGCATGTCCCGGCGGAAGGACCGGTCCATCAGCAAACGAATGAGATGGGGGTAACTGGTGAACGGCGCCCCGTTCGGATGGTCGGTGGTGAGGAAAACCCGCCAGGGATCCTTCACCAGCAGGAAGATTTCCAGGCCGATGGCCCATTGCAGGGCGTTCACGAAGTTCTTGTCCCGGTAGCGGAAGGGCACCACTCCGCAGCCGGCTTCGCACTCGATGTCCATGGCCATCCACTTCTTCGGGTGGGCGTGGCCGCTGTTCCTGTGCTGGGCCATGGTGTCGCCAGAGCAGGTCACCGTCTGGCCGAACATGATCTGGCCCACGTCCACGGTGACGTTGGGATGGGCGTTGACCGCCTCCGCGATGCGCCCAGCCGCAGAAGAGAATTTGCGGTCGCCTTCCGTGCCGTAGCTGTGGAACTGGACATGGGTCAAGTGCAGGGGCAGACCTTCCGCCGACGCAATGGTGGCCAGGGTGGTCTCCACGTTGCCCGGCACCCCCAGGTTGGAGGCGTGCACGTGGAGGGGATGGGGCACGCCCAGCTCGTACACCGCCCGGGCGAGGGCCTGTACCACCTGGCGGGGGGTGACCCCGTAGTGGGCGTGGGGCTCGTCCAGGTCGAGGCTCCTCTGGTTGAACTTGAACGCGCTGATGCCGCCGGGATTGACCACCTTGATGCCGATGCACTGGGTGGCGTGCAGGATCCACGCCACGTAATCGTTGATCAAGCGCTGGTCCCGGCCTTCCTGGATCAGGCGCAGGAGAAAATCGTCGTTGCCCAGCATGGCGTAGCCGCCGTGGTCCACGATGGGGGTGTCCC is a genomic window containing:
- the fwdA gene encoding formylmethanofuran dehydrogenase subunit A, with protein sequence MLIQLARGKVYDPTHGVDGEVRDIYIRDGRIVSAPEPGAPVDQIYNLDGKIVMAGAIDLHTHIGGGKVNIARAMLPEDHRDKRHPRTALTRSGSGHAAPSTWSTGYRYVEMGYTACFEPAIVPVNARQAHLEMGDTPIVDHGGYAMLGNDDFLLRLIQEGRDQRLINDYVAWILHATQCIGIKVVNPGGISAFKFNQRSLDLDEPHAHYGVTPRQVVQALARAVYELGVPHPLHVHASNLGVPGNVETTLATIASAEGLPLHLTHVQFHSYGTEGDRKFSSAAGRIAEAVNAHPNVTVDVGQIMFGQTVTCSGDTMAQHRNSGHAHPKKWMAMDIECEAGCGVVPFRYRDKNFVNALQWAIGLEIFLLVKDPWRVFLTTDHPNGAPFTSYPHLIRLLMDRSFRRDMLATLHPDAVAMSAVGAIEREYSLYEIAIMTRAAPARILGLSDRGHLGPGAAADIVVYTEHPDRERMFAAPDYVFKDGALVAQGGRIVQVTRGRVHMVRPAFDRGIEKELESYFDRYQTLGMERFKIGDEEIRELSGEPVVHPCAGRASA